GATTTATGAGCACGTCGAGATCAAGGGTTTATTTTACAAGTTGCCTGTCGTTTATCCAAACCTTCTGCCTTTTACTCCACTTTTACATGTTGCCACCGTTTGTCACCTTAATCTCTCCGATTATACACAAACACACTCTTCTAAATCAAACTTTAAGTGTGCCAAATGCAATTAAATTAATCTATCCATTATGTCTGCTTTAAAAGTAGATCAATATGTTTCGTCTTAAAGTCGGATGATGTGATGCACTCGCAATCTAAAAAAATTACTCCTGCTCTTAAATTCCGCAATTCAGTCACTTTTGCAAAAAGTTACAAATTTTGATAAATTGCTGGAGATATGAATTGGGGATCGATAAATTTGATTATTTAGGATTCTGATCTCGCGTGTGTATAAATAGACTAATAAGACGGCAATTCGATCCTGCTATCTTAAATTTTCTAATCGGTGCATGTAACTAGACTAATATACAATTCGATCTTGCTACCTTAGCTTTCCTGGTCCTTTCGTTTCACAGTGCATATAGCTGGACTAGACTAAAAAATGCGATTCGATCTTGCTACCAGAAAGTAGCTACTTTGCACAAACTCACGTATTCAGAAATAACTCAAACAcgcataaatatatataattccAGAATTATATTTACAAACATGGTGATAACTGATAAGCATATGATATATGGTGGCATAGTGTAGCTTTAACAGTAATTTAAATAACACAAACAAGTTTAAAACAACAAATACAAAACTTAAAATTCACCCTCAAGTCTGTGAAACCTTCACCGGAACAACCTTAGCACCGCCTTCCTGACTATAATTCCCTGCCACCGCTCTCATATCCCCGCCGTACCCTGGCACCGCCTGGTACTGCACTGGAACTTGCCCCTGAGGTTGCGAAACTACGCCCGGAGGCGCAGTATAGTACACCTGTCTACCACTAGCACTATCATAAGCCACTTGAGTATAACCGGTATCCATTGTAGTAGCTTGAAACGCTGTCGTTTTCGGAACTACTTGAGGCGGTAAAGTAGGCTGTGGTGCTTGTGACACAACATTGTATACAGGCTGGTCCCTGTAAACTTCAGGTGTCATGCGCTGCATATAGTAGCCTTGATTAGTTTGACCGGCTGGTCCGGTAACTGGTCGTGTCATCTGGTACATGTTTGGCTGTGATGGAATCATGTAaacttgttgttgttgctgctgctgttgATGATGATCGGGTCCAATTGAAGTTGGCGGATAAGCTCCACCTGGAATCTGTTTTTCCGGCCAGTAATTACCTGGAATTGGAGCAGATTGAGCTGGTAAATGCGCAGGCAAAGTTTGCGATTGGACTAATTTCTCAGGCATCTTCTGAACATAAAACTCATCGCTTTTTCTGCGAAGATTAGCCTGATGTTGTTGTTCATCACTGATTCTCAATCTCTGTAAATCATGTATATGTTTCTGGATCGGATCGTGTCTCGCATCTAACATGATCCGATCCTCGTGATTCTGAACAACATCAGCCTCCGAATAAACCGGATCTCGAGCTCTGCTCAAAGCCGTCGCCTGTTGAGGCGGCGGTGCTACTCCTTTCTCCAAACCGAACAAATAATCAACATTATTTGGCGGCTGAACAACTGGAGACTGAACCGGACCGGTATTCAATGCATCAACGAAGCGTTCCCGGTCCGACTTGGCGTCTCCAGATCCAAAACTCGCGGTCAGGCTACTCACAGTAAACAAAAACAACCTCAACCTAGCAGGTTTCGAAGAGCCTCGATAAAGCCGATCATATTCATGCATCATATGCTCCAAATCATCATCATTAGTAACGGAAATCAACGCATCAAGATCTTCACCAGGTAACTGATACTTAAAACAAACCTCAGAGTTATCGCAAATCGCGGATAACTTACTGGCAAGATGCGCGAACTTGATTGCTCGATCAACCGATAAGATCTTCGTCTCGCCGCCTACATAAGCTAGCTGATTGTCGTGAGGCCGGGGATGAATTTTGCCGCCATAGCTACACATGAATTTAACTTTGTAGTTTGAGTCTTCCCAGGGTGGCGGGTTTTCGAAGTCGATTTCTCGGGATCGAGGTGATGAGTCGCCTGACTCAGGATACGAGTTATAAGAGAAATTTTCCATTGTGTAGTAGTAGAGTTTGGAGTAGAAGAAGGTGCTTTAAGTATATGAGGATGGAGTAGATGATGATGTTAAAAGTTTGGTTTTTGGGTGTGTTGTGAAATGATGTGAAGGTGAGTCATGACTCGGTGGATGTTTTGTGCAGCATTTAGCATTTTGGCACCTTGcattttaaattgtttgatcGTCTCAATTATGGATGTATTTCATATTATTATATTTtgtgtttttataatttttatttggGCTTTTTTAAAAAATATCCGAGACTCAAAacatttttgcaaaaatactgtcacttttttaaaaaatttgcaaaaatactttttaaGGTTGCTTTTGGTTGCTGCTGCCCCTGTGGGGCCCACTGCCATATCAGCAGCCACACAGCCTGCCCAGTCAGCTGATACGTCAGCATTGGGTGGCACCCAATTGCCACACCAGCTACCGCGTCAGTATTGGGTAGGACCCACTTGCGATGCCAGCTACCGCGTCAACATTGTTACAGTCAGCGCGCAGTCAGCATAGGTACAATCAGCGCACAATTAGCATagtataattattaaataattaaaatagtaTATTTACAATTAAGATAGTATATTTGCAATTAATTTGAAAAGAtagtatttttgtaaaaaaaactTAGAAAAGTTAGTATTTTTGGTATATTCTCTTTTTATTTTTACAACAATTACTAAGAGTTGCTGAGTCGTGGATAGTTTGTTTTGTTTTTGGAGCACATGACAAATTTAAATTTCTAAATATTACATGTGTAAATAATTTATGCCGTATCCGATAGGTTGTCTCAGGACTTTTCGTGCATgctaataatttaaaaaatattatttaatatcaaTATTTCTAAAGATAAAAAAATTACTTAAGGTTGAATTGGTTCCGAATGtttttttaaatgatatgacaCGATATCATTTATTTGTGAACACATGTAAATACATGCGGAGTTTCGTCTAATCACAAATAACATTATCATTTATCTATGTAAATGTAAGTTTTTGGTAATAATTTTGGGTGCCAATTCAGGTTACTTAGCATTTTTCACAATAATATATGAACAgaatatttagtgaattttaaatTGAATTTTGTAGCTATTTTATCAGATTTTGGATTGGTGTATTACATCTACCTTTTGAACATAATGAGCGCTTGTAAATGATGTAGTGTTTTGCATGATAATTCAATTGAAATACCGTCTAAGCTATGTTGTGTGTGCGGGCTTTCAACGCTAGAATTAGCTTTAATAAagagatttattttagaaaaccGGATAAATTAGGGCTATGCTGGATTGTAAAGAGTTCTATAGAAAAGAATTTCAATGTGATACAAAGACAAGGAATGTGAAATGGATAGGAGGAGCTTCTTACTGGTTTATATATACATAATTCCTTTTCTGTTCCAATTTCCATTTTAAGTGTTTTTGCTGAGGACGGAGCAAAACACACTCACCGATATTGAGTTGGTTTTGGAGTCCGAGGTAACCATTCTTTGTCTAATTACTCGGTTATTAGGATTCATATTAGTGCTTGTTTAATTTCACACGGGAACTAATTTACCTACAAAGTTGTATTTACTTTCACTTGCACTTCTTCGGAAGTGTAATAAACTTGTTTGGTTGACACTTATAGGTATATGTAATGTATTCAGTTATCATGTTTTATTTAATTTACTTATTTAACTTTTTCATAACAATTATTTTGAGTTATTATTTTTTTCGAAAATAGGATATTGGACTAATTTCCCAGGCATCTTCTGAACATAAAACTCATCGCTTTTTCTGCGAAGATTAGCCTAATGTTGTTCATCACTGATTCTCAATCTCTGTAAATCCTTATATGTTTCTGGATCGGATCGTGTCTCGGATCTGACATGATCCGATTCTCGTGATTCTAAACAACAACATCAGACTCTAAATAAACCGGATCCCGAGCTCTACTCAAAGCCGCCGCAACAATAGGCGGCGGTGCTGCTCCTTTCTCCAAACCAAACAAATAATCAACATTATTGGGTTGCCAAACAATCGGAGCCTGAACCGGACCGGTATTCAACGCATCAACAAATCGTTCTCGGTCCGACTTGGCGTCTCCGGACCCAAAACTTGCGGTCTGGCTACTCATAGTAAACAAAAATAACCTCAACCTAACAGGTTTCGAAGAGCCTCGATAAAGCCGATCATATTCATGCATCATATGCTCCAAATCAGCATCATTAGTAACGGAAATCAACGCATCGAGATCTTTACCAGGTAACTGATACTTAAAACAAACCTCAGAGTTATCGCAAATCGCGGATAACTTACTGGCAAGATGCGCGAACTTGATTGCTCGATCAACCGATAAGATCTTCGTCTCACCACCTACATAAGCTAGCTGATTGTCATGAGGCCGGGGATGAATTTTGCCGCCATAGCTACACATGAATTTAACTTTGTAGTTTGAGTCTTCCTAGGGTGGCGGGTTCTCGAAGTCGATTTCTCAGGATCGAGGTGATGAGTCGCCTGACTCAGGATACAAGTTATAAGAGAAATTTTCCATTTTGTAGTAGTAGAGTTTGGAGCAGAAGAAGGGGGTTTAAGTATATGGGGATGGAGTAGATAATGTTGTTAAAATTTTGGTTTTTGGGTATGTCGTGAAATGATGTGAAGGTGAGTCATGACTCGGTAGATGTTTTGTGCAACATTTTGGCACCTTGCATTTTAAATTGTTTGATTGTCTCAATTATGGGTGTATTTTGTTATAATAATGATTGTCAAATCTTACTAAGGAAGACTCGTGAAACTTATCAAGAAAGACTTAATTTAATATTGGAAGCTTGTCATGAAGATCAAAATTTTATTAACCTGACTAAGAAAACTTACCTAGTAAGTTTTCTTAGTATAATTGATAAATCTctactataaatataaattttgCCTAGTCATTTGTACTTGAACAATCACAGAAGAAGTTATAATACTTTTGAgatctctctctttctttctccaTTTCTTACTCTATagtttatagtttatttttaacacgttatcagcacgagtCTCTGCCAACTAAAGCTTGATTCTCGAAAGAGGTACGACTTATTCTGACTCACGAGTCTCTATGATCTAAAACTATTTCATAAAAAGAGGTACGATTTCTTTTACTCATTTTATTCTAATTATTgttatatatttatttatgttaCTAATTGAAAACCATAAAGATGGCTATGCTGTCAAGTAATACTATAAAGATGGCTATGCCATCAAGTAATACTACTATAAAGATGGCGTTGCCGTCAAGTAATAATCAAAAGTTTTCTGGCTGGCTATGTAATCGTAACTTTTGTATAAAGTTATTATTTCATTTTGTTTGTTTAAATATTATGTTACATATTATATCTTGTTTAAAATCTATTCAGAATGGCGAATCTTGCAAAATTAGAGTTTCTTGTCTTGGATGTATCTGAGGATAGTTATCTATCTTGGGTAGTCGATGCTGAATTACACCTTAGTGCTAACGGGTTAAAACACACCATAGAATCGGGAAAAACTCCAAGCGTTGAACAAAATGCCAAGGCTATCATTTTCCTTAGGCATCACATTCATgaaaatttaaaatatgaataCTTAACCGTCAAAAACCCACTCACCCTTTGAAATAATCTCAAAGATAGATTTGATCACCAAAAACTTGTTCATCTACCTCATGTCCGGTATG
This genomic interval from Apium graveolens cultivar Ventura chromosome 8, ASM990537v1, whole genome shotgun sequence contains the following:
- the LOC141677506 gene encoding uncharacterized protein LOC141677506; translated protein: MENFSYNSYPESGDSSPRSREIDFENPPPWEDSNYKVKFMCSYGGKIHPRPHDNQLAYVGGETKILSVDRAIKFAHLASKLSAICDNSEVCFKYQLPGEDLDALISVTNDDDLEHMMHEYDRLYRGSSKPARLRLFLFTVSSLTASFGSGDAKSDRERFVDALNTGPVQSPVVQPPNNVDYLFGLEKGVAPPPQQATALSRARDPVYSEADVVQNHEDRIMLDARHDPIQKHIHDLQRLRISDEQQHQANLRRKSDEFYVQKMPEKLVQSQTLPAHLPAQSAPIPGNYWPEKQIPGGAYPPTSIGPDHHQQQQQQQQVYMIPSQPNMYQMTRPVTGPAGQTNQGYYMQRMTPEVYRDQPVYNVVSQAPQPTLPPQVVPKTTAFQATTMDTGYTQVAYDSASGRQVYYTAPPGVVSQPQGQVPVQYQAVPGYGGDMRAVAGNYSQEGGAKVVPVKVSQT